In Oryzias latipes chromosome 19, ASM223467v1, the genomic stretch gtctttaaaaaatctgttataagcaaaaaataaatattctacaCAGTGAGTTCAGTAGTTAAAAAATGCTCTAATAGACACCTCAGTAATAATAATCATGGTGGTGATGTGGTCTGGAATCAGTGTGGAGAAcacacttttataaaaactgctGCGTCAGATTCATCAATGCTGCTTTACAAACTAATAGCAAAACATGTACGGACAGAAAAATGCTTCTGTACAGGTCCTCACTCTGCTCTGTTCAAACAACAAAGTAGATGTATTGTCAGTCTGCTCATAGctctacacaaacacacacacgtaaCACAACTGTTCCCTTTAacgcagcaggagttcatccaGATGCAGTCCCAGCATCTGGAGCGCTCACGTTCCTAAAATCCACACTCTGAGGAGACGACGTCCTGTCACTCCAGCATGGCGTCCAGCTGGTCGGCCAAGTCGTCAAACATGCTCCCGATGTCGTCCAGAATGTTCCCTGCAGCCTTTACTGAGCCGGGgctaaaggaaaagaaaactgaGGTCAACTCTGACCCTCAACACACAAAGAGAGCAGACGATCGTGGAAACTGAGATTTGCTGCATCTGAATGTGTCAGGAGCCacatgaagggggggggggtctcaggCTCTGCACAGATGTTGTGACGTCCATGCATAGCCCAATGCACACACAGGCATACATTTCTGCTAGACTGTTTCTGTGCAGGCTTCTcaagctgtttttctttcagatctGCTGCATTAAAGCGCTCCTACAAAGCCTTAGCTGTCGCCGGCCACATCTAAATGatacacgctctttgacatggCGTACCTCATGAACTGTTTTTgtgatcaatgtgaatcagctgattctgacgcagagaaaggCGGCTTTTCATATCGGCCTTCTGCTCGACAGAATCCTTCTGCTGGAATGCTGTTAATTAGATCaacggttaaagagttacggGAATTCAAAGACCTAAGGCGCAGGTGTTAAAAGGTTCAATAAATCATTTTACAtctgagctttagctccagtgttgacattattTTTGACTTCCACATATCTTCCAATAGTGACCGGTCTctaccaccccccaccccacaaaCGTATCAGAGAATGGCGCAAGCAGATGAGTGATATTATCAAAACGCCTGCGGGAAAAGGAGCAACAAGCAAACGGTGGCGAGCGACAAGTTAAAAGAACTGGTTTGTACTGGATTATTGAGCAAAGACGGAAACGTGTCTATAGGAAAATGATCCACTTGAAAgtgaaaaagatttttgatACAGAGATTGATGcttcaaagagaaaagaaacgtTTACAGCCAGAGTTAATCAGAACATAATACAATGTTCTCATCATTTCAATGAATCCTGAAACATTCATCTGgttgttttctgtattttgtgaCTATATTTAACCGCACAGGGAATTAGCCGTCAGCGTTCTGTCTGTGATGGAATAAACACCGGTTTCCAATAGATGTCCATCTCTAATAAACGCTGGACTGGCTGCCAAATGTTTGGAATAAACACCGGGGCTCCTACTGGAAGATGTACGGtgttcttcaactgtttacgccCAGTATATTCTGTTGCAGGGAAAAGCAGTTTTGTGTCGTTTTGCAACACTTTAGgttagtaaagtgttgcatatagTTGCAAAGCCAACATGCAAAGCCAGGTTTATACAGCTTCAATTCACGCTGATCGCGTAAACGGCCAAAGATGTCTGGTAGGTCAAAGAGCACATGTTAGTAAGGCGTCGCCGCTGACATGTCCTTTAAAGCAGAAATGGCCAAAGTCCAGCATGTGGGCCAAATGTGGTTCGCCCTGCGGTTACATTTCTACCGGGTCCCAGGCTCCTGTCATCGGATCAATCATATACGGCCCCCAGCTTTTTCTAAGGAAAACAACTTCTTGTTTGTGATTGGCTGCATTGTGTTAGAAGCCGTTGTAAACGTGTGGCTAACTGTCCTTCGCAGCCCAGAAAACCACACTGGTTCTCACTTCTGAATGAGAAAACTAATGGTGTTACTTTCGCATTCACATGATTTAAATGTAGACGTTTAGGGTGTGCATTTCATTGTGAATAACATTCAGATTTAATGTTGATAAcgttttattttccaaacagactttttctttaatttatttctggTCCTGAAATATGAAATTCCTAGTAATttgggtaaaaatgtatttacatttaattttgttcGTTACgaacaaaattaaaatctatcccatttcaataaatatttttattaaatagttaatttgcatttaaaatgattaaatattaTAATACAGGCCAGTTGGCTGCGcctcaaacatttaaaaatctaGGAAATTCTGTCTTGAAACGTTGCTCTTCAGAAAGCAGCTTAAGAAGCTGCCTGATTTTCTGACTATGTCATCATCCCAGATTAACTATCAGACCCAAGAAGTTGGAAAGGTTTTCTGTGAAAGGATGGAGTGATGGTGATGGATGCAGGAGACCCGTACCCGTCCACACAGCTCCCCTGGGCCAGCTTGTTCTCCACCACTTTGAGAGCAGCCTCCAGTGACGTGCTGGTCTGCTCAAGCCTCTTCTGAGCCAGAACCTCCAGACCGGCCACACCGTCCAGAGCGGCTGCAGCTTTTCCTGCCTGCGCAGACGGCGCCGGCGGCAGAGAGCATGGCGGCAGCGACGGGGACGGTGGAGCCGTTAAAGACAGAGTGTGAGCTGTACTGAGCTTTGGTCCtgagaacaaaaaaagggcCTGTGTGGGTTATTTTATGAATGAACTCACtcagtttaaataattttacagGACATAGATGAAAAGCTATGAGAAGCCCAAACCATGCCCCTCTACCACCATGCTTGGTGCAACATACAGAAACGTCGGTCATGTCTTCAACATTTCAGGCGCTCACTGAATCTTAACGTTTACCTCTTCGTGGCGTCGGTGGCGTGCAGGGCTGAAGCAGCCTCGATGTGGTCTGCGGGCTCTCCGGTTTGGGCGTGACCATCGGCGGGTGTCTGACGGGTTTAGGGCTGGGGAGGTGAATATTCCCCCCATGATGTGAGGACACAGTGTGAATCTGTGCACTGGTGAGTTTTGGAATGGTCATCTGTGGCCCCGCTCGCACTGAGGGGGCAGCATTTTGGGGGCTGGTTGGTCCTGTGTTGGGGCTTTGTCTTAAAGGACTGGAGGGCTTTGAGGACACAGGAGGCTTTGGGCCTTTGCCTATGGAACCAAACCTCAGGAAAACTTTTTCTGGCCGGTGATCCTCTTCTCCGTTGGCGGCCCTGGCCCCATGATGCGTGTAGCTGCAGTTATTTTGGGGGTGGATGTCGTCCCTGGTGCAGGTCTCTGGGGGGGTCGAGGCATCTTTGGGTTTGTGTCGTCTTTTGACCGTGTCAGACTCCTTCAGGTTAAACTCCGGAAGCTCCAGGCTGTTGGGGGTCTGCGCTGCGCCCTCTGATGGGCTGCTGATGTCAGGGGGGGCCTGGCTGGTGGAAGCCATTCTGGGTCGCTGTTTGATGGTGAGGTTGCCCTCCTCAGCGAACGGCAGATGCTCTCCGGACACCTGCCTCTGCGGTGCAGAAGAAGCAGAAGGAGTCCTGGATTCCTTCTGGTTCTTCCTGACCCGTTCCTCCTCAgatgtcacttcctgtctgtCAGCGCCTCCATCATTTCTCCTCAAACTCAGAGCAGGAGGAGGCTGGAAGTGCGGGACGCCGTTGGGGGGGAATCCATGTGAGAAACCAGATGAAACAGGGCTGAAAACAGGTGAGCCAGGCATATGGGGGGGTGGAATATCAATCCtcctggaggggctgctgcccTCTAACTTGGCGGCGATGCTCCTCACACTGCCGGTGCTCTCCACCTCCCCCACGCTGGTGTTTCTCTGTTGGTGTGAGGGACTGCTGCAGACGGAGCTCATCCTCTTGGGAGGGGGTGGAGGTGGACCTTTGTGTCGAGAGCGCACAGCAAAGGAGTGGCTGCGATTGATGTGGCGCTGGGTTGCGGGGGCGCGCGGCGTTCTGCGGGACAGGGTGGCGTAGGACGGCATGGCACTGGGGGAGGCAGAGGAGCGGGAAAGAGCGGGGTCCTCATCTTCATCGGGCTCTCCGTCGGACAGAGCATAGCGAGTCAGGCTCTGGGTGCGCTTCTTCTGTGACTCCAGCTCTACTGGGGGCTGTGCGGGGGGGGCAGAACCTGCTCCGGGCAGAGGCATAAAAAGTGCTCTCTGGCTGCTGCCGTTTAGTCCTGTCTGAACCTGCTGGACTGCTGGGGCCTTCTTGGTGGGGGAGCGCTGAGGGGATGGCGATGAGGGGGGAGCGGGGGCCAGGCGGTTTGGGGACTGCAGCTGGTTGGTTTTGCTAGGAACAGCCGGGTAGGCAAAGCGGGGCATCTTGCTCGGGGTGAGGGGAGGTGTCGCCGTGGAGAAAGGCAGCTTGTTCGAGACAGCAGACCAACATTGGTGCTCAGGCATCTCAGTGGGCATAAGCCGATTCCCCCCTCCGGGACTTCCTTTTTTTATACGCCCGGCCTCTTCACCCTCACATCTGCCGCTGCCCTCCTCGCACCGGCGGGATGAACCTGACGAATGGTCTTGACAATGTCCAGAGTTTCCAGAATTCCCGGAGCCCCGTGAGCGCTTGCTGATGCTCTCCTGGCTGACTGACATGGCAGCCAAAATTGCAGCAGAGGCCACACCCCTGATGCCAAAAGCCTCAGAGGCCACACCCCCCATCCTGCCCATCATGGCACTCTGCAGCTCAGTGCTCAGCTCGCTGTCCTGGAAGGACAGGAGGGCTCTGGGTGTGCGTGGAGAGGAGCAGCAGTTGTTGGCCGGACCATCCGTCTGCATGTGAGGGTTGTGGGGGTTCGCCACATTGTGTTCGATGGCCACCAGCTCCAGAGGGGCGGAGGGCTTTCGCCTGCCACCTCTGCCTGCAGCGATGTCACTGATGTTACGGGAGCGCTGCAGGTCGCTCAGCCGCTTCACGGCTACCATCAGCTTCTTCTGATGGCCTGAAACACAAAAGAGCTTCAGCGTTACAGGATCAAACTGTTTACACCTGTATGGAGGCCTAGTGGTGACATCAGGTATTACAACTCAGATCAAATCATCAGAGCTTTTTTCAGTGGACTCTTAAAGCACTCCAATCCAGgaaattacaaaagaaatggTCCCCAATGATATAAAATACAATCCACTATAATTTGCTGCAACAATCGTAAAACAATGCACTAACTGATTGTTTGAATTGCTGTAAATGTTTTGAGGGTCACAGGGTAAATGTAGAACATTAATGCAAAGTAGGTGCCAAAACAGAATGCAGTCAGCTCGCCACATTTACTTAAATCTTCTATCTCAAGTTAGATCTTTGTCTTCATTCCATAATTCTgggtgtatttttctttttaaagtttgaactttgagagtttaaagaagtcagaaaagtgtgaaaatgttcacgtctgtctgagaaaTTTCCAGCCTCAAAACGTCTAGAATCTTCTCAGATTTCCCCTgttgcaggttatttttagaatgtaccCCCTGTGATGAAGGAGGGAACACTGAATCCTTCTTTTGTGTGGTTGGAAATGTAAACAGAGTTTGAGTTTTAAGAGTTATAATTATTTTCTGTAGGATCATTTTGGTTCTTTTATAGCTGCTTCTGACCACATGGTGGTAGTGTTGCTCAGATAaggttaagtaaaaaaaaaaaggatcaagaaTTAGATTCTGTTATAGAAAAGAATAGTGTTGGTCGTGTTTTTAACAACCTGTGATGTCTATGAAAAAAGTAACAGTGGAAGGATGTTCTGTCGTTTTTCTCATTAGAGACCTCAGCCATTTCTGTGTATCTTTATCTTCTCTCTTTTAAGTTGTGATGTTTTACAACACACCAACTTTTTGACAGAAATTCTTCCCTTTATAGATATGTTTTAACAGGGATGTCTGGACCTCATAATATACCACCCTGCTTCTTCTCTATCTGCCTCTGCCCCATTTGATACTAATTCACTGAATAAACCGCTTGCAGATTTGCCCCACGCAATTTGCCCCAAAGAACAAGAATTAAGGTAAATTAGGAAATCTATAATCAAAGATTAACAAACCAAGTGAACCTTTTTTACGCTTAAACTGATGATTCATATCTCCTGGTTTTTCAAGTTGGAACCTGACTGAGACGGATTTCAAAGcagattgttgtttttagttaaGGAACAGATGTCAAACTAGAGACAGAATAGCAACATGTTTATGTTTGACAGCATTTTATGCACATGAACAAGTTTTGCTAAAccttaaaccaaacaaaaaatcttAACATGATACGTCCACCCCCGTGTTTCACCATGGAACTGTTCTTATATGTTGCTGTCTGACTATCTTTTTCATTAAAGAACAGAGTTCTTCTTGTCTCAAGTCTTAAGCTGTCCTTGCTATATTCTACAGTGAACCTCAGCCATGATGTCATCGCCTATTACCAACTATTTAAATGTAATCTTTCATGGTCATGTGACATGTGTCACCAAAAATACTGTAGTCTTCACAGAATCCTGATCCAACTTCTCACCCAGTTTAGTGATTCCTATCTCCTGCAGGTCCTCCCAGGTGATGTCCTTGACTATTGCGATGGCGTCATAGCCGTTTTCACACAATCTTTTTTGGTACTGAGGTAGTCCAATCACATTAAGCCACTCCCCCAAGTCCGACTGAAACAGCAAACAGACAGAAGGTTTCAGCTCCCCTAAACTCTGACAAGGAGAGCAGCAGAATGGGATGCAGGACTTTTTACAGGAATGTAATCTGGAAGCCACTCTGGAATGCTCAGTTTGCTGATCTCCATGGAGATCTTCTTCCTGTGGCCCGGCTTGGTCACACCGATGGCTGTGAGATCCTGAGTAAccagtcaaaaagaaaagaaataaatacatacagagATAAAACTTGTATTTCTCAAAATgtaactaaactaaaaaaaaattgatgagCACAGTTCTCTTTGTGTTGCAttttaagaaacacaaaacaacttaaaaccaTTCAGATAGAGATCCAAACCTATACTAACTTCTGTTTATGTGTCTGTGGAGATTCTCAAACGCTTTACTACAAACGAAACTGCAGATGTTGTGATGTCATAAGAGAAAAACCCCAACTTTGTGTTGGGTTTTTTGCAAAATTCTCATTTACAACTGAAGCAGAAAAAGGATCTTTCACAAATTGTGTGTATTCAGAGGATTGTGTGTGCATCCCAAACACAAGATCCCTTTAGCATGGATCCCTTTCCTCTGTAAACTCTGTGACACACTTGTACAATTATGTTGCCCTTTTGCAAACCTTTTTGCAATTCGAATAGACATTTGTGAATGTACACATTAACAACATGCCAAAGGGTTTGATTTCCAAACATTAACGACATTCATGTTCTTTAAATCAGTGGTTCTCAACTGTTTTCAGGTCACTTTTCATGAACCGGTGTGGACGAGGCTGAAGTGGGCTccattgtttttgcttttagcttccagtttctCTTAACTCTtaagggtaaagtttatcttcatcctctggaaAACATACTCAGctgcttttaactttatttgtactctaGATTTTATGTATGACCATTTAAATATGATATAGATTATTCCTGAACACCAGCCTTGTCTGACTTTAAAGGTGTgatggataaatacaaaaaaaaatggtcacTAAAACAGGCATTTTCTAAATCTAAACAGAAATCCACAGAAATCGTGAATCCACCTTTTGAAAAACCTTATTAGCAGAATCCTCAAAACATTATGCATGATTATTATGGTGTGGGGGAccaaatgttgcaaaaaaaaaatccaataaatcCACATTTGGAGTAAAGAATCCCGGTTTTTATCtcttaaatgcagctttcttttattataAGGTGGACGGCCCTTCTTTTGCTTGATCTCtgccaaaagaaactttccaaatatgtttgtttttggtacCTTTGCTTGCTTAGGGATTTCCTAACCCAGCCGCTTTGAGAAAGTAGTGGATGTATTTTTGATATGCATCAAGAATGAGTTGGATGTGATGGGGAAAACCAAGCAgttttccttcagaatcaggTTATAAATAAACTGGAAAAATGTAGGTCGGCTCTTTTTTCTCTGTAACCCAGTAACAACTTTCCCACAGCCTGGTACCGGTCTGCTTTCGAAGAGCAGTTTGTTTGGAATAAAATAAGACTGAAGTAGGGCTTAGATATAGTGCTGATCACtatctaaagcagtgttttatCAGAATCAGAAGAACTTTAATGATCCCACATCTGGGAAATGTGTGCGTTTCCATAGCAGTAAACATAAGAGAATATAgaataatgtaaaaaacaaaaatgtagcacAAATGTCAACAAATAAGGCGGTATAATTTAAAGACTATTTACAAAC encodes the following:
- the LOC101167247 gene encoding caskin-2 isoform X3 encodes the protein MGKEQDLLVAVKNGDLLLAHKLLSKVKCNKTNRKHTPLTKGRPKNLIENKFKETKSELLGSTKKLNVNYQDSDGFSALHHAALTGPTELLSLLLEAQATVDIKDVNGMRPLHYAAWQGKSDSVLLLLRAGASVNSLSCDGQIPLHLSAQYGHYEVSEMLLQHQSNPCLMNKAKKTPLDLACEFGRLKVAQLLLSSNMVTTLLEGDGGGDSSDWPSTTPLHLAARNGHKDIIKLLLKAGIDMNRATKAGTSLHEAALYGKTEVVRLLLDAGINVNVRNTYNQTALDIVNQFTTSTASREIKQLLREASSSLQVRAVKDYWNLHDPTALNLRAGDLVMVLEQHPDGRWKGHVHDTQRGTDRVGFFPPSVVEVLSRRAGGALYRQASLPLQRQHLPARAPPSGPAPQTEDLHILGYHSTGDRNSVGSTGSVGSSRSAGSGQSSESGHKQNGTHSRPNDDSGKLSPSAGEKGERICITVADQSKHADGSTGGSRRPVNSSAHKGFVRPEQLFEGKDSEAIYQWLSEFQLEQYTSNFIKAGYDVPTISRMTPEDLTAIGVTKPGHRKKISMEISKLSIPEWLPDYIPSDLGEWLNVIGLPQYQKRLCENGYDAIAIVKDITWEDLQEIGITKLGHQKKLMVAVKRLSDLQRSRNISDIAAGRGGRRKPSAPLELVAIEHNVANPHNPHMQTDGPANNCCSSPRTPRALLSFQDSELSTELQSAMMGRMGGVASEAFGIRGVASAAILAAMSVSQESISKRSRGSGNSGNSGHCQDHSSGSSRRCEEGSGRCEGEEAGRIKKGSPGGGNRLMPTEMPEHQCWSAVSNKLPFSTATPPLTPSKMPRFAYPAVPSKTNQLQSPNRLAPAPPSSPSPQRSPTKKAPAVQQVQTGLNGSSQRALFMPLPGAGSAPPAQPPVELESQKKRTQSLTRYALSDGEPDEDEDPALSRSSASPSAMPSYATLSRRTPRAPATQRHINRSHSFAVRSRHKGPPPPPPKRMSSVCSSPSHQQRNTSVGEVESTGSVRSIAAKLEGSSPSRRIDIPPPHMPGSPVFSPVSSGFSHGFPPNGVPHFQPPPALSLRRNDGGADRQEVTSEEERVRKNQKESRTPSASSAPQRQVSGEHLPFAEEGNLTIKQRPRMASTSQAPPDISSPSEGAAQTPNSLELPEFNLKESDTVKRRHKPKDASTPPETCTRDDIHPQNNCSYTHHGARAANGEEDHRPEKVFLRFGSIGKGPKPPVSSKPSSPLRQSPNTGPTSPQNAAPSVRAGPQMTIPKLTSAQIHTVSSHHGGNIHLPSPKPVRHPPMVTPKPESPQTTSRLLQPCTPPTPRRGPKLSTAHTLSLTAPPSPSLPPCSLPPAPSAQAGKAAAALDGVAGLEVLAQKRLEQTSTSLEAALKVVENKLAQGSCVDGPGSVKAAGNILDDIGSMFDDLADQLDAMLE